In Nocardia asteroides, a single genomic region encodes these proteins:
- a CDS encoding NAD-dependent protein deacetylase has product MTEVLERGAESVESVAALLAGRSLAVLTGAGISTDSGIPDYRGPGSPPRNPMTYQQFVGDPVFRQRYWARNHVGWRTMDGSRPNPGHRALARLERAGVVTGLITQNVDLLHTKAGHRAVIDLHGTYARVRCLGCERLISRMALADRLEAANPGFAAAAAADGLEVAPDADAVIARTDTFRMVDCARCGGMLKPDIVYFGENVPKPRVAAAFALVDAADAVLVAGSSLTVMSGLRFVRHAAKQGKPVVIVNRGSTRGDECATRTVDAGCSPVLAALAERLG; this is encoded by the coding sequence GTGACCGAAGTCCTGGAGCGCGGCGCCGAGTCCGTCGAGTCCGTCGCAGCACTGCTCGCCGGGCGCAGCCTCGCCGTGCTCACCGGCGCCGGGATCTCCACCGACAGCGGGATCCCGGACTACCGCGGCCCCGGCTCCCCGCCCCGCAACCCCATGACCTACCAGCAGTTCGTCGGCGACCCGGTGTTCCGGCAGCGCTACTGGGCGCGCAACCACGTCGGCTGGCGCACCATGGACGGCTCCCGGCCGAACCCGGGCCACCGCGCGCTGGCCCGGCTGGAGCGCGCGGGCGTGGTCACCGGGCTGATCACGCAGAACGTCGACCTGCTGCACACCAAGGCCGGGCACCGCGCGGTGATCGACCTGCACGGCACCTACGCCAGGGTGCGCTGCCTCGGCTGCGAGCGGCTGATCTCCCGGATGGCGCTGGCCGACCGGCTGGAGGCGGCCAACCCCGGCTTCGCGGCCGCCGCCGCGGCCGACGGGCTGGAGGTCGCGCCGGACGCGGACGCCGTGATCGCGCGCACCGACACCTTCCGGATGGTCGACTGCGCGCGCTGCGGCGGGATGCTCAAGCCGGACATCGTCTACTTCGGCGAGAACGTCCCCAAGCCCCGGGTCGCCGCGGCCTTCGCGCTGGTGGACGCCGCGGACGCGGTGCTGGTCGCCGGGTCGTCGCTGACCGTCATGTCCGGGCTGCGGTTCGTCCGGCACGCGGCCAAGCAGGGTAAACCGGTGGTGATCGTGAACCGCGGCAGCACCAGGGGCGACGAGTGCGCCACCCGCACCGTCGACGCGGGCTGCTCCCCCGTGCTCGCCGCGCTCGCCGAGCGCCTGGGCTGA
- a CDS encoding aldehyde dehydrogenase family protein, translating to MTNTDIDLASLRTRTNGNAADPGTATELEIAHALRTARAAQPGWAATPATERAAALHAAAATLRAHADELAAILERETGRPAASGAEGVEAGAGTLVQYAELGPVHRGRTLRGGADATDFMVPEPRGVVAALTPWNDPVAIACGLLGAALVTGNTVLHKPSERCPGTGARLGELLAAHLPDGVLQTLGGAGEVGAALAAAPEVDVVAHVGGTATGRSIAAAAARTGAKVLLENGGNDALLVDADVDPVWAAEQAALGAFANAGQICVSVERIYVHRAVAEPFLTALVAAAQRWNADPQPLVDEVQRAHVHAHVSEAVAAGARVLAGGEPGPGAHYPATVLTECEPGMRVLREETFGPVAPVRVVPDFATGLAEAADDEHGLAATVLTANMAHAQRAWRALPVGTVKINAVFGGAPGGAAQPRGRSGTGFGYGPELLDEFSTVKVVHLASPPEHP from the coding sequence ATGACCAACACCGACATCGACCTCGCGAGCCTGCGCACCCGCACGAACGGAAATGCGGCCGACCCCGGCACCGCGACCGAACTCGAGATCGCGCACGCCCTGCGCACCGCCCGAGCCGCGCAGCCCGGCTGGGCGGCGACCCCGGCTACCGAGCGCGCCGCCGCGCTGCACGCCGCCGCGGCCACGCTGCGCGCGCACGCCGACGAGCTCGCCGCGATCCTGGAGCGGGAGACCGGCCGCCCGGCCGCCTCCGGCGCGGAGGGCGTCGAGGCGGGCGCGGGCACCCTGGTGCAGTACGCCGAGCTCGGGCCGGTGCACCGCGGCCGGACGCTGCGCGGCGGCGCCGACGCCACCGACTTCATGGTCCCCGAGCCGCGCGGCGTCGTCGCGGCGCTGACCCCGTGGAACGACCCGGTCGCCATCGCCTGCGGGCTGCTCGGCGCCGCGCTCGTCACCGGGAACACGGTGCTGCACAAGCCGAGCGAGCGCTGCCCCGGCACCGGCGCCCGGCTCGGCGAGCTGCTCGCCGCGCACCTGCCGGACGGCGTGCTGCAGACCCTGGGCGGCGCGGGCGAGGTCGGCGCCGCGCTGGCCGCCGCGCCGGAGGTCGACGTGGTCGCGCACGTCGGCGGCACCGCCACCGGCCGCTCGATCGCGGCGGCCGCGGCGCGCACCGGGGCCAAGGTGCTGCTGGAGAACGGCGGCAACGACGCGCTGCTGGTCGACGCCGATGTCGACCCGGTGTGGGCGGCCGAGCAGGCCGCGCTCGGCGCCTTCGCCAACGCCGGGCAGATCTGCGTCTCGGTGGAGCGGATCTACGTGCACCGCGCCGTCGCCGAGCCGTTCCTGACCGCGCTGGTCGCCGCGGCGCAGCGCTGGAACGCCGACCCGCAGCCGCTGGTCGACGAGGTGCAGCGGGCGCACGTGCACGCGCACGTCAGCGAGGCCGTCGCGGCGGGCGCCCGCGTGCTGGCCGGCGGTGAGCCCGGCCCCGGCGCCCACTACCCGGCCACCGTGCTCACCGAGTGCGAGCCGGGCATGCGGGTGCTGCGCGAGGAGACCTTCGGGCCGGTCGCGCCGGTGCGCGTGGTTCCCGACTTCGCGACCGGGCTGGCCGAGGCCGCCGACGACGAGCACGGCCTCGCCGCCACCGTGCTCACCGCGAACATGGCGCACGCGCAGCGGGCCTGGCGCGCGCTGCCGGTGGGCACGGTCAAGATCAACGCGGTCTTCGGCGGGGCGCCGGGCGGTGCGGCCCAGCCGCGCGGCCGCTCCGGTACCGGCTTCGGCTACGGGCCGGAGCTGCTCGACGAATTCAGCACGGTCAAGGTTGTGCACCTGGCGAGCCCGCCCGAGCACCCCTGA
- a CDS encoding MDR family MFS transporter has product MTGTIERTPGQLEHRQILTVLSGLLLGLFLAALDQNIVSVAIVPIANSLNGFDQQAWATTAYLITATISTPLYGKLADIYGRRPLYLLAIGIFVLGSAACACAATMHQLAAFRAFQGLGAGGLMSLAFTIIADLVPARERVRYQGYNTTVFGIATVLGPVLGGFFATHDTLLGLTGWRWVFLVNVPIGIVALVVVAKVLSTPHRPQRHRIDWFGAVALAFAVVPLLLVAEQGRSWGWSSPPALLCYGVGAAGTALFILVERRMRDAALIPLRLFRNRTFSAGIAGGLLIGIAMFGGLAMLPQYLQVVQGLSPTMAGLMMLPMVVGITLGSQVAGRVTRMTGRYKVFPVVGSVLVGIGGLCFAQLAHDSPLWLPLGIGGLVGIGLGTSLQTLIIAIQNAAPRADMGASTAAATFFRQIGGTLGVAAFLTVLFSLLPARILAAAGGALPAGTDPALLDVLRSDTSGIAALPEAVRTPVLIGFTEAMHPVFYTAAAVAFLAALVLLLLDEIPLREPEPVEPL; this is encoded by the coding sequence GTGACCGGCACCATCGAGCGGACGCCGGGACAGCTCGAACACCGGCAGATCCTCACCGTGCTCTCCGGGCTGCTGCTCGGGCTCTTCCTCGCCGCGCTGGACCAGAACATCGTCAGCGTGGCGATCGTGCCCATCGCCAACAGCCTCAACGGCTTCGACCAGCAGGCCTGGGCCACCACCGCCTACCTGATCACCGCGACCATCAGCACCCCGCTGTACGGCAAGCTCGCCGACATCTACGGCCGCAGGCCGCTCTACCTGCTCGCCATCGGGATCTTCGTGCTCGGCTCGGCGGCCTGCGCCTGCGCCGCCACCATGCACCAACTGGCCGCCTTCCGCGCCTTCCAGGGGCTGGGCGCGGGCGGGCTGATGTCGCTGGCCTTCACCATCATCGCCGACCTGGTTCCCGCTCGGGAGCGGGTGCGCTACCAGGGCTACAACACGACGGTCTTCGGCATCGCCACCGTGCTCGGCCCGGTGCTCGGCGGCTTCTTCGCCACGCACGACACGCTGCTCGGGCTCACCGGCTGGCGCTGGGTCTTCCTGGTGAACGTCCCGATCGGCATCGTGGCGCTGGTCGTCGTCGCCAAGGTGCTCAGCACCCCGCACCGGCCGCAGCGGCACCGGATCGACTGGTTCGGCGCGGTCGCGCTCGCCTTCGCGGTGGTGCCGCTGCTGCTCGTCGCCGAGCAGGGCAGGAGCTGGGGCTGGAGCTCGCCGCCTGCGCTGCTCTGCTACGGCGTCGGGGCCGCGGGCACCGCGCTGTTCATCCTGGTCGAGCGGCGGATGCGGGATGCCGCGCTGATCCCGCTGCGGCTCTTCCGGAACCGGACCTTCAGCGCGGGGATCGCGGGCGGGCTGCTGATCGGGATCGCGATGTTCGGCGGGCTCGCCATGCTGCCGCAGTACCTCCAGGTGGTGCAGGGCCTCTCGCCGACGATGGCGGGGCTGATGATGCTGCCGATGGTCGTCGGCATCACGCTCGGCTCGCAGGTAGCCGGGCGGGTGACCCGGATGACCGGGCGCTACAAGGTCTTCCCGGTCGTCGGCAGCGTGCTGGTCGGGATCGGCGGGCTCTGCTTCGCCCAGCTGGCGCACGACAGCCCGCTGTGGCTGCCGCTCGGCATCGGCGGGCTGGTCGGGATCGGGCTCGGCACCAGTCTGCAGACGCTGATCATCGCCATCCAGAACGCCGCGCCGCGCGCGGACATGGGCGCCTCCACCGCGGCGGCGACCTTCTTCCGGCAGATCGGCGGCACGCTCGGCGTGGCGGCGTTCCTCACCGTGCTCTTCAGCCTGCTGCCCGCCCGGATCCTGGCGGCGGCGGGCGGGGCGCTGCCCGCCGGAACCGACCCGGCGCTGCTCGACGTGCTGCGCAGCGACACCAGCGGCATCGCCGCGCTGCCGGAGGCGGTGCGGACCCCGGTGCTGATCGGCTTCACCGAGGCCATGCACCCGGTCTTCTACACCGCCGCCGCCGTCGCCTTCCTCGCCGCGCTGGTGCTGCTCCTCCTCGACGAGATCCCGCTGCGCGAGCCGGAGCCGGTCGAACCACTCTGA
- a CDS encoding MarR family winged helix-turn-helix transcriptional regulator, with translation MSPADSGAPSDAELAAADRLGRQLVRFARALNRVRHRSAADDARHLDKLAYAMLFRLVEHGPQRTGRLADLLYAEISLVSRQTRTLVQLGLVERRSDPDDGRASVLTATEDGVRVFEQARQRRSEWLAGLVAGWSAAEVGQLTVLLDRLNDGIEADPRDSEPGAAARG, from the coding sequence ATGTCTCCTGCCGATTCCGGCGCGCCGAGCGACGCCGAACTCGCGGCCGCCGACCGGCTCGGTAGGCAGCTGGTGCGGTTCGCCCGCGCGCTGAACCGGGTGCGGCACCGCTCCGCCGCCGATGACGCCAGGCACCTGGACAAGCTCGCCTACGCCATGCTCTTCCGGCTCGTCGAGCACGGCCCGCAGCGCACCGGGCGCCTCGCCGACCTGCTCTATGCGGAGATCTCGCTGGTCAGCAGGCAGACCAGGACGCTGGTGCAGCTCGGGCTGGTCGAGCGGCGGTCCGACCCGGACGACGGCCGCGCCAGCGTGCTCACCGCCACCGAGGACGGCGTTCGCGTCTTCGAGCAGGCCAGGCAGCGGCGCAGCGAGTGGCTGGCCGGGCTGGTGGCGGGGTGGTCGGCCGCCGAGGTCGGGCAGCTCACCGTGCTGCTGGACCGGCTGAACGACGGGATCGAGGCGGACCCGAGGGATTCCGAGCCCGGCGCGGCGGCGCGCGGGTGA
- a CDS encoding MspA family porin has protein sequence MTNHRTTGVRVAGIGAAAAVALGLFSTGAANADTFVPLPDGQKLGPGVTVSRTGEHAIVSPSLAANGAGRVVWVSGNAVADVTATPEGEIGPFNGPADDPGSNNSSTHGASQLNTGYIVGCQVSISDEAISAGLGGGLGLTFPFDGSEALGDGAFEGSIGLDLGPGEVKFVQIEIKDITEPGVYAVEYQDVEIEIQGCAGYAQARAYTVVEIIGDDYSKTSLYGLPFSIG, from the coding sequence ATGACCAACCACCGCACCACCGGTGTGCGCGTCGCCGGTATCGGCGCCGCGGCCGCCGTAGCCCTGGGACTCTTCTCGACCGGCGCTGCCAATGCCGACACCTTCGTGCCGCTGCCGGACGGCCAGAAGCTCGGCCCCGGTGTCACCGTCAGCCGCACCGGGGAGCACGCCATCGTCTCGCCCTCGCTCGCGGCCAATGGCGCGGGCCGGGTCGTGTGGGTCTCCGGCAATGCCGTCGCCGATGTCACCGCAACCCCCGAGGGTGAGATCGGGCCGTTCAACGGCCCCGCCGACGACCCGGGGAGCAACAACTCCTCCACCCACGGCGCCTCGCAGCTGAATACCGGCTACATCGTCGGTTGCCAGGTATCGATCAGCGACGAGGCCATCTCGGCCGGGCTCGGTGGCGGCCTCGGCCTGACCTTTCCCTTCGACGGGAGCGAAGCCCTCGGCGACGGCGCCTTCGAGGGCTCCATCGGCCTCGACCTCGGCCCCGGCGAGGTGAAGTTCGTGCAGATCGAGATCAAGGACATCACCGAGCCCGGTGTCTACGCGGTGGAGTACCAGGACGTGGAGATCGAGATCCAGGGCTGTGCCGGCTACGCGCAGGCCCGCGCCTACACCGTGGTCGAGATCATCGGCGACGACTACTCGAAGACGTCCCTCTACGGCCTCCCGTTCAGCATCGGCTGA
- a CDS encoding MspA family porin gives MRNSNTLARVAGIGAAATVAVGLFSTGAANADTFVALPGGSITKALSDGTVVTVSLVGESANINPSLGSTPAHRNAWVSGSAQVSVEGGEDIGGKIYPGYVVGCQVNISGGGVEGALAGGFDVGDEESVLGVESGGNLSLGPGQATSFYILDIEKPDDYGSEDHATNNSFKGNNGSVTWADSTIGLTGCGGYAQARAFVRVKVETDHVQSVVTLWGQPFSIG, from the coding sequence ATGCGCAACAGCAACACACTGGCGCGGGTGGCGGGTATCGGCGCCGCCGCCACGGTCGCCGTCGGCCTGTTCTCCACCGGTGCCGCCAACGCCGACACCTTCGTCGCCCTGCCGGGCGGCAGCATCACCAAGGCGCTCTCCGACGGCACCGTGGTGACGGTGAGCCTGGTCGGCGAGTCGGCCAACATCAACCCGTCGCTGGGCTCGACCCCGGCGCACCGCAATGCGTGGGTCTCGGGCTCGGCGCAGGTCAGCGTGGAGGGCGGGGAGGATATCGGCGGCAAGATTTACCCCGGCTACGTCGTTGGCTGCCAGGTGAACATCTCCGGCGGTGGAGTGGAGGGCGCTCTCGCGGGCGGCTTCGACGTAGGGGACGAGGAATCCGTGCTCGGTGTCGAGTCCGGCGGCAACCTCTCGCTCGGCCCCGGCCAGGCGACCTCGTTCTACATCCTCGACATCGAGAAGCCGGACGACTACGGCAGCGAGGACCACGCGACCAACAACTCGTTCAAGGGCAACAACGGCTCGGTGACCTGGGCCGACTCCACCATCGGGCTGACCGGCTGCGGCGGCTACGCCCAGGCCCGCGCCTTCGTGCGGGTCAAGGTGGAGACCGATCACGTGCAGTCGGTGGTGACCCTGTGGGGCCAGCCGTTCAGCATCGGCTGA
- a CDS encoding MBL fold metallo-hydrolase — protein MSGELRIDQVVTSGVFTLDGGSWDVDNNVWLVGDDDEVLIVDAAHDAGRIAEAVGSRRVLGVVCTHGHNDHVTAAPELAERLDAPILLHPGDEPLWRMTHPDAAYRPLADDQRIPVAGTDLRVISTPGHSPGSVVLYLPEAGVLFSGDTLFSGGPGATGRSFSDFPTIIGSIRERILTLPAETRVHTGHGDGTTVGAEAPHLEEWIARGH, from the coding sequence GTGAGCGGCGAGCTGCGCATCGATCAGGTGGTGACCTCCGGGGTCTTCACCCTGGACGGCGGCAGCTGGGACGTGGACAACAACGTCTGGCTGGTCGGCGACGACGACGAGGTGCTGATCGTGGACGCCGCGCACGACGCGGGCCGGATCGCCGAGGCCGTCGGTAGCCGCCGGGTGCTCGGCGTGGTCTGCACGCACGGCCACAACGACCACGTCACCGCGGCACCCGAACTCGCCGAGCGGCTGGATGCCCCGATCCTGCTGCACCCCGGCGACGAGCCGCTCTGGCGGATGACGCACCCGGACGCCGCCTACCGGCCGCTCGCCGACGACCAGCGCATCCCGGTGGCCGGCACCGACCTCCGGGTGATCAGCACCCCGGGCCACTCCCCCGGCTCGGTCGTCCTGTACCTGCCCGAGGCCGGGGTGCTCTTCTCCGGCGACACCCTGTTCAGCGGCGGCCCCGGCGCCACCGGCCGCTCCTTCTCCGACTTCCCGACCATCATCGGCTCGATCCGGGAGCGGATCCTCACGCTCCCGGCGGAGACCAGGGTGCACACCGGCCACGGCGACGGCACCACCGTCGGAGCCGAGGCGCCGCACCTCGAGGAGTGGATCGCCCGCGGCCACTGA
- a CDS encoding S-(hydroxymethyl)mycothiol dehydrogenase: MPQQVRGVVARSKGAPVELTDIVIPDPGPGEVVVEVAACGVCHTDLHYREGGINDEFPFLLGHEAAGTVESVGAGVDTVEVGDFVILNWRAVCGRCRACKRGRPQYCFDTFNATQKMTLTDGTELTPALGIGAFVEKTLVHAGQCTKVDPEADPAVVGLLGCGVMAGIGAAVNTGGVSRGDSVAVIGCGGVGDAAIAGAKLVGATPIIAVDRDDTKLEWARELGATHTVNAAETDPVAAIQELTGGFGADVVIEAVGRPETYEQAFYARDLAGTVVLVGVPTPEMRLELPLIDFFSRGGALKSSWYGDCLPERDFPVLVELYRQGRLPLEKFVTERIGLDQVEQAFHTMHGGKVLRSVVVL; encoded by the coding sequence ATGCCACAGCAGGTTCGCGGGGTGGTCGCGCGGAGTAAGGGGGCTCCGGTCGAGCTCACCGACATCGTGATTCCCGACCCGGGCCCGGGCGAGGTGGTGGTCGAGGTCGCCGCCTGCGGCGTCTGCCACACCGACCTGCACTATCGCGAGGGCGGGATCAACGACGAGTTCCCGTTCCTGCTCGGCCACGAGGCCGCGGGCACGGTGGAGAGCGTCGGCGCCGGCGTAGACACCGTCGAGGTGGGCGACTTCGTCATCCTGAACTGGCGCGCGGTCTGCGGCCGCTGCCGGGCGTGCAAGCGCGGCCGCCCGCAGTACTGTTTCGACACCTTCAACGCCACCCAGAAGATGACGCTGACCGACGGCACCGAACTCACCCCGGCGCTCGGCATCGGCGCCTTCGTGGAGAAGACGCTGGTGCACGCGGGCCAGTGCACCAAGGTCGACCCCGAGGCCGACCCCGCCGTGGTCGGGCTGCTCGGCTGCGGGGTGATGGCGGGCATCGGCGCCGCGGTGAACACCGGCGGCGTGAGCCGGGGCGATTCGGTCGCGGTGATCGGCTGCGGCGGCGTCGGCGACGCGGCCATCGCGGGCGCCAAGCTGGTCGGCGCGACGCCGATCATCGCCGTGGACCGGGACGACACCAAGCTGGAGTGGGCGCGGGAGCTCGGCGCCACGCACACGGTGAACGCCGCGGAGACCGACCCGGTCGCCGCCATCCAGGAGCTCACCGGCGGCTTCGGCGCCGACGTGGTGATCGAGGCGGTCGGCCGCCCGGAAACCTACGAGCAGGCCTTCTACGCCCGCGACCTGGCGGGCACCGTGGTGCTGGTCGGCGTGCCGACCCCGGAGATGCGGCTGGAGCTGCCGCTCATCGACTTCTTCTCCCGCGGCGGCGCGCTCAAGTCGTCCTGGTACGGCGACTGCCTGCCGGAGCGCGACTTCCCCGTGCTGGTCGAGCTGTACCGGCAGGGCAGGCTGCCGCTGGAGAAGTTCGTCACCGAGCGGATCGGGCTGGACCAGGTCGAGCAGGCCTTCCACACCATGCACGGCGGCAAGGTGCTGCGCTCGGTGGTGGTGCTGTGA
- a CDS encoding LuxR C-terminal-related transcriptional regulator: MAEPAVTPADLPALRAVIDGPLAEIARRCSRYLAERWPHDALVIFTRECTGRPRKVAGAAEVVDRVGIGELEAVRSALAPGEHAELTARLGEAERRLWAVLDRSGILLVLVPREPARPVRAARATAGRDPVDPAATLPCEADERCALPGAAELAARFGIVATSIRQQVAQASPEYLTEARAASAERSRAVAELTAAHEATLTAVLATLRATGLDDRQARAAAVETASAALLAARAGRATERALAEEPPAAAFDRLRAELAPVLRDTEVLFAAPGAGAPLPGEIAVGARAMTTAVVLAFVGQPGLRRLRVGWEHADAALRIDVRDQESGVIDADALRRALEGRVRTLRAALEIEALPGWGSRVALRLPLAAPAVRRERGALDRLNRREREVLGLLAAGRRNRAIAAELGVAESTVKFHVTGVLKKLAVSTRGEAAALGVRAGLLPGAP; encoded by the coding sequence ATGGCCGAGCCCGCCGTGACCCCTGCTGACCTGCCCGCCCTGCGCGCTGTGATCGACGGCCCGCTGGCCGAGATCGCCCGCCGCTGCTCCCGGTACCTGGCCGAGCGGTGGCCGCACGACGCGCTGGTGATCTTCACCAGGGAGTGCACCGGGCGGCCGCGCAAGGTGGCGGGGGCCGCCGAGGTGGTCGACCGGGTCGGCATCGGCGAGCTGGAGGCGGTGCGCTCCGCACTCGCCCCCGGCGAGCACGCCGAGCTCACGGCGCGGCTCGGCGAGGCGGAGCGTCGCCTGTGGGCGGTGCTGGACCGGTCCGGAATCCTGCTCGTCCTGGTGCCGCGGGAACCGGCCCGGCCCGTGCGGGCCGCGCGGGCGACCGCCGGACGGGACCCCGTCGACCCGGCCGCGACCTTGCCGTGCGAGGCCGACGAGCGCTGCGCGCTGCCCGGCGCGGCCGAGCTGGCCGCCCGCTTCGGCATCGTCGCCACCTCGATCCGGCAGCAGGTGGCCCAGGCCAGCCCGGAGTACCTCACCGAGGCCCGCGCCGCCTCCGCGGAGCGATCCCGCGCCGTCGCCGAGCTCACCGCCGCGCACGAGGCCACGCTCACCGCGGTCCTCGCCACCCTGCGCGCCACCGGGCTCGACGACCGGCAGGCGCGGGCCGCCGCCGTCGAAACCGCCTCCGCCGCACTGCTCGCCGCCCGCGCGGGCAGGGCGACCGAGCGCGCGCTGGCCGAGGAGCCGCCCGCCGCCGCCTTCGACCGGCTGCGCGCCGAGCTCGCGCCGGTGCTCAGGGACACCGAGGTGCTCTTCGCCGCCCCCGGCGCGGGCGCCCCGCTGCCCGGCGAGATCGCCGTCGGCGCCAGGGCCATGACCACCGCCGTCGTGCTCGCCTTCGTCGGCCAGCCCGGGCTGCGCCGGCTCCGGGTCGGCTGGGAGCACGCCGACGCCGCGCTCCGCATCGATGTGCGCGACCAGGAATCCGGCGTCATCGACGCCGACGCCCTGCGCCGCGCCCTCGAGGGCCGGGTCCGCACGCTGCGCGCCGCGCTGGAGATCGAGGCGCTGCCCGGCTGGGGCAGCCGGGTGGCGCTGCGGCTCCCGCTCGCCGCACCCGCGGTGCGCAGGGAGCGCGGCGCGCTGGACCGGCTCAACCGGCGCGAGCGCGAGGTGCTCGGGCTGCTCGCCGCGGGCAGGCGCAACCGCGCCATCGCCGCCGAGCTGGGGGTCGCGGAGAGCACGGTCAAGTTCCACGTCACCGGCGTGCTGAAGAAACTGGCGGTCTCCACCCGCGGCGAGGCCGCCGCGCTCGGCGTGCGCGCCGGGCTGCTTCCCGGCGCGCCGTGA
- a CDS encoding zinc-dependent alcohol dehydrogenase, which yields MKAVVWHDVGDIRLDEVSDPKIQEPTDAIVRITTSAICGTDLHLVRGTMPGLLPGTVLGHEAVGVVEETGSAVRGFAKGDRVVVCSTIACGHCGYCRAGYYAQCDVANPNGPQAGTSFFGGPEGTGPVDGLQAEYARIPYAATTLVKVPDAVTDEQAIMVSDVLPTGWFGAKLAQVTQGDTVLVFGAGVVGQCAIASAKRQGASRVLVVDGLADRLEIARSQNAEPIDFNAEDPVAAVRELTGGIGVDRVIDAVGVDAQRPKSGPAEANLPVDADTFEAERSQAAPEGNTGEGQWLAGDGPSLVLRWAADAVAKAGSIGIIGVYPPDFDAFPVGATVNRNLTVQGGNCNHRRYIPGLLGRVARGDIDPTRFITQRIETVAAIDAYREFDLRHDGWLKTVVNV from the coding sequence GTGAAAGCAGTCGTCTGGCACGACGTCGGTGACATCCGCCTCGACGAGGTGAGCGACCCGAAGATCCAGGAGCCGACCGACGCGATCGTGCGGATCACCACCTCCGCCATCTGCGGCACCGACCTGCACCTGGTGCGCGGCACCATGCCCGGGCTGCTGCCGGGCACCGTGCTCGGGCACGAGGCGGTCGGGGTGGTCGAGGAGACCGGCTCCGCGGTGCGCGGTTTCGCGAAGGGCGACCGGGTGGTGGTGTGCTCCACCATCGCCTGCGGCCACTGCGGCTACTGCCGGGCCGGCTACTACGCGCAGTGCGATGTCGCCAATCCGAACGGCCCGCAGGCGGGCACCAGCTTCTTCGGCGGCCCCGAGGGCACCGGCCCGGTCGACGGGCTGCAGGCCGAGTACGCGCGGATCCCGTACGCCGCGACCACCCTGGTCAAGGTGCCGGACGCGGTCACCGACGAGCAGGCCATCATGGTCTCCGACGTGCTGCCGACCGGCTGGTTCGGCGCGAAGCTGGCGCAGGTCACGCAGGGTGACACGGTGCTGGTGTTCGGCGCCGGGGTGGTCGGGCAGTGCGCGATCGCCTCGGCGAAGCGGCAGGGGGCGTCCCGGGTGCTGGTGGTGGACGGCCTCGCCGACCGGCTGGAGATCGCCCGCTCGCAGAACGCCGAGCCGATCGACTTCAACGCCGAGGACCCGGTGGCCGCGGTGCGCGAGCTGACCGGCGGAATCGGCGTCGACCGGGTGATCGACGCGGTCGGCGTCGACGCCCAGCGCCCGAAGTCCGGCCCGGCGGAAGCGAACCTGCCGGTGGACGCCGATACCTTCGAGGCCGAGCGCAGCCAGGCGGCACCCGAAGGCAATACCGGCGAAGGTCAGTGGCTGGCGGGTGACGGCCCGAGCCTGGTGCTGCGCTGGGCCGCCGACGCCGTCGCCAAGGCGGGCAGCATCGGCATCATCGGGGTGTACCCGCCGGACTTCGACGCCTTCCCGGTCGGCGCGACGGTGAACAGGAATCTCACAGTCCAGGGCGGCAACTGCAACCACCGCCGCTACATCCCCGGCCTGCTCGGCCGGGTCGCGCGCGGCGACATCGACCCCACCCGCTTCATCACCCAGCGCATCGAGACGGTCGCCGCCATCGATGCCTACCGGGAGTTCGACCTGCGCCACGACGGCTGGCTGAAAACCGTGGTGAACGTCTAG